One Actinomycetota bacterium genomic region harbors:
- the galK gene encoding galactokinase, translated as MPDGGEGLLEAAEIEERRAEFESRFGEGTAADLYFAPGRVNLMGDHTDYNGGLVLPLAIAEGTYVLIRPRDVPPSRLYSATTGEAAEFDPMGIDRRGDWADYVRGVFFILSLTRGEPPPCDAMFFSNLPLGAGLSSSASLEIAAALAASSLGLQLPPEEAAQAAWRAENEFVGMNCGVMDQYAVALSREGHLILLDCRTLAYDFVPFDLPGTSLLIGHTGTGRSLVDSQYNQRRRECEEALGLMAARLGPRDDLSAFTMEEFQVVRDTLPEVSRMRAEHVLRENARVREAAASLQAGDPERLGRLMNESHASLRDLYGVSSPELDSLQEISLAQPGVWGCRMTGAGFGGCVIALARDESLPAYLAGVPGLYREASGREPFFISARPCAGARRLA; from the coding sequence ATGCCTGACGGGGGTGAGGGCTTGCTGGAGGCGGCGGAGATAGAGGAAAGGCGGGCCGAGTTCGAGTCCCGCTTCGGGGAGGGCACCGCTGCCGACCTCTACTTCGCGCCGGGGCGCGTCAACCTCATGGGGGACCACACAGATTACAACGGCGGCCTGGTACTCCCCCTTGCCATAGCGGAGGGCACCTATGTGCTGATACGGCCCAGGGATGTGCCCCCCTCGCGGCTCTACAGCGCCACCACCGGTGAGGCAGCGGAATTCGACCCGATGGGGATAGACAGGCGTGGGGACTGGGCCGACTACGTTCGTGGCGTGTTCTTTATCCTCTCGCTTACGCGGGGGGAGCCCCCTCCTTGCGACGCCATGTTCTTCAGCAACCTCCCCCTGGGAGCCGGCCTCTCCTCCTCCGCCTCCCTGGAGATCGCCGCCGCCCTGGCCGCATCGAGCCTGGGCCTGCAGCTCCCGCCGGAGGAGGCGGCGCAGGCCGCATGGCGCGCCGAGAACGAGTTCGTCGGCATGAACTGCGGGGTGATGGACCAGTACGCCGTCGCGCTCTCCCGTGAGGGCCACCTCATCCTCCTCGACTGCCGCACCCTCGCCTATGACTTCGTGCCCTTCGACCTGCCGGGTACGTCGCTGCTCATCGGGCACACCGGCACCGGACGCTCGCTGGTGGACTCTCAATATAACCAGCGGCGCCGGGAGTGCGAAGAAGCCCTCGGGCTCATGGCTGCGAGGTTAGGGCCGAGGGATGACCTGAGCGCCTTCACCATGGAGGAGTTCCAGGTGGTGAGGGATACGCTGCCCGAGGTCTCGCGCATGCGCGCCGAGCACGTCCTGCGCGAGAACGCACGCGTCAGGGAAGCGGCGGCCTCGCTGCAGGCGGGCGACCCCGAAAGACTGGGCCGGCTCATGAACGAGTCCCATGCCTCCCTGCGCGACCTCTACGGGGTGTCGTCTCCCGAGCTCGACTCCCTGCAGGAAATATCCCTGGCCCAGCCGGGGGTGTGGGGTTGCCGCATGACCGGAGCGGGCTTCGGGGGCTGCGTCATCGCTCTCGCCCGCGACGAGTCCCTGCCCGCATATCTTGCCGGGGTGCCTGGCCTCTACCGCGAGGCCAGCGGGCGCGAACCGTTTTTCATCTCCGCGCGGCCGTGCGCGGGCGCCCGCAGACTGGCCTGA
- the sfsA gene encoding DNA/RNA nuclease SfsA has translation MDLGPYREATFLRRPNRFLAVVEIDGVRQEAHVPDPGRLTELLLPGARVRVRPAAAPGRRTSWDMIGVKCPRGWVNIDSRLPNLLFAEALRAGGLAEFDPDCSIRPEPIYGTSRLDFLLESDGSPCLVEVKGCTLVRGGVALFPDAPTLRGTRHLEELISAAGGGYRTCMVMVVKHPGGEVFSPHGDTDPLFSATLRRAASSGVEVLAYLSPWRGRRMLLERRLPVRLD, from the coding sequence ATGGACCTTGGCCCGTACCGCGAGGCGACCTTCCTGCGGCGCCCCAACCGCTTCCTGGCCGTGGTGGAGATAGACGGTGTGCGCCAAGAAGCCCACGTGCCCGACCCGGGACGCCTCACGGAACTGCTCTTGCCCGGTGCCCGGGTGCGGGTGAGGCCCGCGGCGGCCCCGGGCAGGCGCACCTCCTGGGACATGATCGGGGTGAAGTGCCCGCGGGGCTGGGTGAACATCGACTCCCGCCTCCCCAACCTGCTTTTCGCGGAGGCGCTGCGGGCGGGCGGCCTGGCCGAGTTCGACCCGGATTGTTCCATCAGACCTGAACCCATCTACGGCACGAGCAGGCTGGACTTCCTGCTGGAGAGCGACGGGTCTCCCTGCCTGGTTGAGGTCAAGGGATGCACCCTGGTCCGCGGCGGGGTAGCCCTCTTCCCCGATGCGCCTACCCTCAGGGGCACCCGCCACCTGGAGGAACTCATCTCGGCCGCCGGAGGAGGATACCGTACGTGCATGGTCATGGTGGTCAAACACCCCGGGGGCGAGGTCTTCTCCCCGCACGGGGACACCGACCCGCTCTTCTCCGCCACCCTGCGCCGCGCCGCTTCCTCCGGCGTGGAGGTCCTCGCCTACCTGTCCCCCTGGAGGGGCAGGAGGATGCTGCTGGAGAGGCGCCTGCCGGTACGTCTGGATTGA
- the galT gene encoding galactose-1-phosphate uridylyltransferase, producing MELRWDPFLRTWVMVAPRRQERPLLEDERCPFCPGSGKVPDDYDILAYDNDFPSLVLDPPPPDIDGDDLLPVRPSLGKCEVTLYSPDHDITLPELPLDHIARLVGHWEERYRELGSMPGIDYVFIFENRGEAVGVTIHHPHGQIYAYPFIPLRVRTELESTRAYFEAHHRCLLCDLLEHERKADARVVWRGEGFTAFVPSFAQYGYDVIVMPDRHLGSLAELGAAEKGGLARVLKCVTGAYDSLFGIPFPYMMCMHQNPTDGKDYPHYHFHIEFYPPMRDRDKLKFSASSETGAWAHINTTVPEEKAAELRAAAKRFADRQGMDA from the coding sequence ATGGAACTGCGATGGGACCCCTTCCTGAGGACCTGGGTGATGGTGGCGCCGCGCCGCCAGGAACGGCCGCTGCTCGAGGATGAAAGGTGCCCCTTCTGTCCGGGCTCGGGCAAGGTCCCCGACGATTACGATATCCTCGCCTACGATAACGATTTCCCTTCCCTGGTCCTGGATCCCCCCCCGCCGGATATCGACGGAGACGACCTGTTGCCGGTGAGGCCCAGTCTCGGTAAATGCGAGGTCACCTTGTACTCGCCCGACCACGACATCACCCTGCCCGAGCTGCCGCTGGACCATATCGCCAGGCTGGTCGGGCACTGGGAGGAGCGCTACCGCGAGCTGGGGAGCATGCCCGGCATCGATTACGTCTTCATCTTCGAGAACCGCGGCGAGGCGGTGGGGGTGACCATCCACCACCCCCACGGCCAGATCTATGCCTATCCCTTCATCCCGCTGCGGGTCAGGACCGAGCTGGAGTCAACACGCGCCTACTTCGAGGCTCACCACCGCTGCCTCCTGTGCGACCTGCTCGAACACGAGCGTAAGGCGGACGCGCGGGTGGTATGGAGAGGTGAGGGCTTCACCGCATTCGTGCCCTCCTTCGCCCAGTACGGCTACGACGTCATCGTCATGCCCGACCGCCACCTTGGGTCCCTGGCGGAGCTGGGCGCGGCCGAGAAAGGTGGCCTCGCCCGCGTGCTGAAGTGCGTGACCGGCGCCTACGACAGCCTCTTCGGCATCCCATTCCCGTACATGATGTGCATGCACCAGAACCCCACGGACGGGAAGGACTACCCCCATTACCACTTCCATATCGAGTTCTATCCGCCCATGCGCGACCGCGACAAGCTGAAGTTCAGCGCGTCCTCCGAGACCGGCGCCTGGGCCCACATCAACACCACCGTCCCCGAGGAAAAAGCGGCGGAACTGCGGGCGGCCGCGAAAAGGTTCGCGGACCGGCAGGGCATGGATGCCTGA
- a CDS encoding radical SAM protein — protein MKLNLIAPTKQGETYLFNKGLLAPLGLMYLAAHTPPEVDVRLIDENVERIDFSQVPDLVGITTMTATAPRAYEIARRYRARGAKVVLGGIHASMMPEEALRHADAVVVGEGESIWPRVLEDFQADDLQPLYHQEEFIDFSRPVPPRRDIIDPGRYWSANGVQTSRGCPHACNFCSVTAFNGRRVRMREVDNILEEVESLPRHNRIRHKVVPFVDDNIAANPRRAKELFKELIPMRLRWGSQASITFARDEELVALAAESGCHFLFIGLETMSKKALSEMGKSQNKIEEYGEALQLLRKYDIHVMGAFVFGFDSDDESAFTDTLDFAMRNQIQVAQFAHLVPYPGTRLYRELMEQGRVEPEFWFEPSWDSRVVYTPKNFSAAWLTERTHKVQRDFYSYRSIARRMYYHRHWSYWFAFNLLYRHSLSSGRSHEVGDHAGAGNGRKWFFLPRAVKAKSESQA, from the coding sequence TTGAAATTAAATCTCATCGCCCCCACGAAGCAGGGCGAGACATATCTCTTCAATAAAGGACTGCTCGCACCCCTCGGCCTCATGTACCTGGCGGCCCATACCCCGCCCGAGGTCGATGTGCGCCTCATCGACGAGAACGTGGAGCGTATCGACTTTTCCCAGGTCCCCGACCTGGTGGGGATCACTACCATGACCGCCACCGCCCCCCGTGCATACGAGATCGCCAGGCGCTACCGCGCCCGGGGGGCAAAGGTGGTGCTGGGGGGCATCCACGCGTCGATGATGCCGGAGGAGGCCTTGCGCCACGCCGACGCGGTGGTGGTGGGGGAAGGCGAGAGCATATGGCCGCGGGTCCTGGAGGACTTCCAGGCGGATGACCTCCAGCCACTCTACCACCAGGAGGAGTTCATCGATTTCTCGCGGCCGGTGCCGCCCCGCCGGGACATCATCGATCCCGGGAGATACTGGAGCGCCAATGGGGTGCAGACTTCACGCGGTTGCCCCCACGCCTGCAATTTCTGCTCTGTCACCGCGTTCAACGGCCGGCGCGTGCGCATGCGCGAGGTGGACAATATCCTGGAAGAGGTGGAGTCCCTGCCCCGCCACAACCGTATCCGCCACAAGGTGGTGCCCTTCGTGGACGACAACATCGCGGCCAACCCCCGGCGCGCCAAGGAACTGTTCAAGGAACTCATCCCCATGAGATTGAGGTGGGGGTCGCAGGCCTCCATCACCTTCGCCCGCGACGAGGAGCTGGTGGCCCTGGCGGCGGAGAGCGGTTGCCACTTCCTCTTCATCGGGCTGGAAACGATGTCCAAGAAAGCCCTGTCGGAGATGGGCAAGTCCCAGAACAAGATCGAGGAGTACGGCGAAGCGCTGCAACTGCTGCGGAAATACGACATCCACGTAATGGGGGCCTTCGTCTTCGGGTTCGACTCAGACGACGAGTCCGCCTTCACCGACACGCTGGATTTCGCCATGCGCAACCAGATCCAGGTGGCCCAGTTCGCCCACCTCGTGCCCTATCCGGGGACGCGCCTATACCGCGAACTCATGGAGCAGGGCAGGGTTGAGCCGGAGTTCTGGTTCGAGCCCTCCTGGGATTCCAGGGTGGTCTATACGCCGAAGAACTTCAGCGCCGCCTGGCTCACCGAACGCACCCACAAGGTGCAGAGGGACTTCTACTCCTACCGCTCCATCGCCAGGCGCATGTACTACCACCGCCACTGGAGCTACTGGTTCGCCTTCAACCTGCTCTACCGCCACTCCCTCTCGAGCGGCCGCTCCCACGAGGTGGGCGACCACGCGGGGGCGGGGAACGGCAGAAAGTGGTTCTTCCTGCCGCGCGCGGTGAAAGCAAAGAGCGAGAGCCAGGCCTGA
- a CDS encoding DUF2283 domain-containing protein, producing the protein MKVTYDKETDTLTIRFNENPIVESDEEKPGVIIDFDEEGNMVGIEVLDASRRVKEPASVEFHLLPSG; encoded by the coding sequence ATGAAGGTAACTTATGACAAGGAGACCGATACCCTTACCATAAGGTTCAACGAAAATCCTATAGTCGAGAGCGATGAGGAGAAACCCGGAGTCATCATCGACTTCGACGAGGAGGGAAACATGGTGGGTATCGAGGTCCTCGATGCCTCACGCAGGGTTAAAGAGCCCGCCTCCGTCGAGTTCCACCTGCTTCCATCCGGCTGA
- a CDS encoding 4Fe-4S binding protein: MWRPPDPLPVFSNSCIGCWACLNKCPRSAIRSSSASSENFYRGLEDKAVKLKKLGLG, translated from the coding sequence ATGTGGAGGCCGCCAGATCCCTTACCCGTTTTCTCAAACTCATGCATCGGGTGCTGGGCTTGCCTGAACAAGTGTCCCAGGTCGGCCATCCGTAGCAGTTCCGCCAGTTCCGAGAATTTCTACCGCGGTCTGGAGGACAAGGCCGTGAAACTGAAGAAGTTAGGCCTCGGTTGA
- a CDS encoding GNAT family N-acetyltransferase — protein MMGKAEYRHSDVLTCLILGRTMMSEGVITVLLEDAIEKAKSEGYPRMQVTTWIGNLASKKAYEKVGFKVDKEKTHKSFEELYGSPGQVRLMLEF, from the coding sequence ATCATGGGGAAGGCAGAATACCGGCACTCTGACGTTTTGACTTGCCTGATTCTGGGTAGAACCATGATGTCGGAAGGGGTCATCACGGTTCTACTCGAGGACGCGATCGAGAAGGCCAAGAGCGAGGGTTATCCCCGGATGCAGGTCACAACCTGGATAGGGAACCTGGCATCGAAGAAAGCGTACGAAAAAGTGGGATTCAAGGTAGACAAGGAGAAAACCCATAAGAGCTTCGAGGAGCTATACGGGTCTCCCGGGCAAGTGAGGTTGATGCTAGAATTTTAG